Proteins encoded by one window of Babylonia areolata isolate BAREFJ2019XMU chromosome 8, ASM4173473v1, whole genome shotgun sequence:
- the LOC143285119 gene encoding uncharacterized protein LOC143285119 gives MSEQDLFRLWGLSLSSPSASDLSEGVSDMSLSTSPGSDCPQHSRAATSLTNGKTTNGENEVIGSSSRLRNGESGDEGGPKPRRRLVVRQLSSNPYLASSSSMEDHNPLTPAASFAFGENNDPEEAPVTLRSCSYPAGGEFVENLAHQQQYSQIHHLSQHNQPLNHDQYYSNVVNGNIQEYTFPSTQSRTVCNNTRTTPPEAVSQEVSSVPRSVNSWGHFSKSSYNRYKYRRSDYSSDSDEDVRHPSPSQLPHKVSSMSGGSVPHPHTCLSEFQHISSNSNRKKSATDTKKDHNHFTEGVRPNVFKERFATMKRWFSECSHEQKNIVLKGLLSVCDLPQLHLLSVRMETNLHRGCPPNCQDFLTWLPTPLAAKIMTYLDPVSLCRAAQVCKLWQQLAEEPSLWRRFCCRAKWRLSKAAEHKQVISYMSSEGSIQWKRVFAERFRLRNNWLAGRCTVRTFEGHTQGISCVQFDDNRIVSGSSDKTIKVWNIRTNAKWSVQTLVGHSGTVRCLHLEGNRLVSGSSDRTIKVWDLSTQDSWSSIACKVTMIGHRDTVRCLQVDDDKVISGSYDMTLKVWDLRSGHCRKTLAGHQAAVLCVHFNDTKIVSGSADKTIKLWNYEGQCMRTLTGHQDAVTCLQFDSTRIVSGSLDCNLKFWDIVTGDCINTIDWKAAEGHTGVVRFLQADSWRVVSAADDKTLKVWSLETGERLVTLRNHSDGVTCLQFNDFIIVSGSYDKTVKLWDFSCC, from the exons ATGAGCGAGCAGGATCTGTTCCGCCTGTGGGGGCTGTCGCTGTCCAGTCCGTCAGCCAGTGACCTGAGCGAAGGGGTGTCAGACATgagtctctccacctctccaggCAGCGACTGTCCCCAGCATTCCCGAGCCGCCACCTCCCTCACCAATGGCAAAACCACAAATGGTGAGAACGAGGTGATTGGGAGCAGCAGCAGACTGAGGAATGGGGAAAGCGGGGATGAAGGAGGTCCGAAACCCCGTCGGAGGCTTGTGGTACGGCAGTTGTCCTCCAATCCTTACCTGGCTAGCTCCTCCTCCATGGAAGACCACAACCCGCTCACCCCAGCTGCTTCTTTTGCTTTTGGGGAGAACAACGATCCAGAAGAAGCTCCAGTAACTCTCCGTTCCTGCTCCTATCCTGCAGGTGGTGAGTTTGTGGAGAACCTGGCTCACCAGCAGCAGTACAGCCAAATCCACCACCTGTCCCAACACAACCAGCCCCTCAACCATGACCAGTATTACAGCAACGTTGTAAATGGCAACATCCAGGAGTACACTTTCCCATCCACCCAGAGCCGGACTGTGTGCAATAACACACGCACCACTCCTCCGGAGGCTGTTTCTCAGGAGGTGTCAAGTGTGCCTCGCAGTGTCAACTCCTGGGGACACTTCTCCAAGAGCAGCTACAACCGCTACAAGTACCGGCGCAGTGACTACTCCAGTGATAGTGACGAAGATGTGCGTCACCCTAGTCCTTCCCAGCTGCCCCACAAGGTCAGCTCCATGTCGGGGGGCTCTGTTCCGCACCCTCACACCTGCTTGTCTGAGTTTCAGCACATCTCTTCCAATAGCAATCGCAAGAAAAGTGCCACTGACACTAAGAAAGATCATAACCACTTCACGGAAGGAGTCAGGCCAAACGTTTTCAAGGAGAGATTTGCA ACGATGAAAAGATGGTTTTCTGAATGTAGCCATGAGCAGAAGAACATTGTTTTGAAAGGTTTGTTG AGTGTGTGTGACCTCCCCCAGCTGCACTTGCTGTCCGTGCGCATGGAAACGAACCTCCATCGCGGCTGCCCCCCCAACTGCCAGGACTTTCTCACCTGGCTTCCAACTCCTCTAGCTGCCAAAATCATGACCTACCTGGACCCAG tgaGCCTGTGCCGAGCTGCCCAAGTGTGCAAGCTGTGGCAGCAGCTGGCGGAAGAGCCGTCACTGTGGCGACGCTTCTGTTGCCGAGCAAAGTGGCGTCTGTCCAAAGCTGCAGAGCACAAGCAGGTCATCAGTTACATGTCCTCCGAAGGGAGCATACAG tggaaGCGTGTCTTTGCTGAGCGGTTCAGGTTGCGAAACAACTGGCTGGCTGGAAGGTGTACTGTCAGGACCTTTGAAGGACACACACAAG GGATATCCTGTGTCCAGTTTGACGATAACAGAATTGTGAGTGGCTCCTCAGACAAAACGATCAAG GTGTGGAACATTCGTACCAACGCCAAATGGTCAGTGCAGACCCTGGTGGGGCACAGTGGGACTGTCCGCTGCCTTCACCTGGAGGGAAATCGGCTGGTCAGTGGATCCAGTGATCGAACCATCAAG GTGTGGGACTTGTCCACCCAGGACAGCTGGTCCAGCATTGCTTGCAAGGTCACCATGATAGGTCATCGCGACACGGTGCGCTGCCTTCAGGTAGATGATGACAAAGTGATCAGTGGCTCCTACGACATGACACTCAAAGTCTGGGACCTGCGGTCTGGGCATTGTCGCAAAACACTTGC GGGCCACCAAGCTGCTGTGCTGTGCGTGCACTTCAATGACACCAAGATCGTTTCTGGCTCTGCTGATAAAACCATCAAG CTGTGGAACTACGAAGGCCAGTGCATGCGCACCCTAACTGGGCACCAGGATGCAGTGACCTGTTTGCAGTTTGATTCCACACGCATCGTCAGTGGGTCTCTGGATTGTAATCTCAAGTTCTGGGATATTGTTACGGGTGACTGCATCAATACCATAGACTGGAAGGCAGCTGAAGGCCACACTGGGGTTGTGAG ATTTTTACAGGCAGACAGCTGGCGGGTTGTGAGTGCTGCTGATGACAAAACACTCAAA GTGTGGTCATTAGAAACAGGCGAACGTCTTGTGACTTTACGCAACCACTCAGACGGTGTGACGTGCTTACAGTTCAACGATTTCATCATTGTGTCAGGGTCCTACGACAAGACAGTCAAGTTGTGGGACTTCAGTTGTTGTTGA